The genomic window GTGCGCTTCCATTTAAGGTATGCGCTAATTGGGTTTTACCCTCCTTACCTTTAAATCTTAACTTTAAACGGTTACTTTGGTAGGTTTCGAAGTTCGATACAGACGAAACTTCTAACCAACGTTGTTGCGCAGCACTCCAAACTTCCATATCGTAAGTCATGGCTGAAGTAAAGCCCATATCGCCACCACATAAACGCAATACACGGTAATGCAACTCTAGCTCTTGCAACAACGATTGTACATATTGGCTCATGTCTTCCAAAGTTTCGTAAGACTTCTCTGGATGAGTAATTTGCACTACTTCTACCTTATCAAACTGATGTAAACGGTTTAAACCACGTACGTGAGCGCCATAAGAACCAGCCTCTCTGCGGAAACAAGGTGTATACGCCGTATTCTTAATTGGAAGATCTTCTTCCTTTAAAATCACATCTCTGTACAAGTTGGTAACTGGTACTTCTGCCGTCGGGATCAAGTACAAATCGTCTACAGTAGAATGGTACATTTGGCCTTCTTTATCTGGCAACTGCCCCGTGCCAAAACCCGATGCAGCATTTACCAAATGTGGCACTTGCATTTCTTTATAACCCGCAGCAGTAGCGTGGTCTAAAAAGAAATTGATTAAAGCACGTTGTAACCTCGCTCCTTTTCCTTTGTAAACAGGGAAACCAGCACCAGTAATTTTCGTTCCTAATTCAAAGTCTATGATATCGTATTTTGCAGCTAATTCCCAATGTGGCAAGGCATTTTCTGGCAAAGCCGATGGCTCGCCATGTGTTAAAACAATCTCATTATCATCAGCTGTGCTGCCTGTTTTTACCAAGTGATATGGCAAATTTGGCAACTGCACAATTAAGGTTTGTTGCTTTTCCTCTAAAGCAGTTAACTGCTCATTTTGGGCTTTGATTTTTTCTTTGTGAGCTGCAGTATTAGCCTTGATAGATTCGGCCTCTTCTTTTTTGCCACTGCGCATCAGCTCGCCAATTTGTTTGGCCGCAGCATTTGCTTCTGCTTGCAAATTATCCAAAGAGGATTGTGTAGAGCGACGTTCTTCATCTACAGCGATGATTTCATCTACCAATTCTACCTGTTTAAAGTTACGAACGCTCAATCGCTCTAAAACTTTCTCTCTATTTTCACGGATATAGTTAACTTGCAGCATTATTTATAATTTTTGACAAAGATAGTTTTTAAAGGCGAAAGGTAAAAGGCGGAAAGGCATAAGGAAAAACTTAGCGCTTGTACCAAAACCTTAAACCCTATACCTTAAACCTCAAAGCATGCAAGGAAAACTTTACATTGTACCTACACCTATCGGCAACTTAGAAGATATGACTTTTAGGGCTATCCGTATTTTAAAAGAGGTAGATTTGATTTTGGCAGAAGATACACGTACTAGTGCGCCTTTGTTGAAGCATTTTGGTATTGATAAAAGGGTTTTTGCGCATCATCAACACAATGAACACAAGGCAACAGCCGAAATCATCAAGTTTTTAAAGGAAGGACAAAACATTGCCTTAATTTCTGACGCAGGCACGCCAGCTATTTCTGACCCAGGTTTTTTCTTGGTTCGTGAGGCGATTAAACATGAAATTGAAATTACTTGCTTGCCTGGTGCTACCGCTTTTGTACCTGCCTTGGTCAACTCTGGCTTACCTAACGATCAGTTTGTTTTTGAAGGATTTCTGCCTGTGAAGAAAGGTCGCCAAACACGAATGAAACAACTGGCCGAGGAAGAAAGAACAATGATTTTTTACGAAAGTCCGCACCGATTATTGAAAACATTAACAGAGTTTGCCGAGTTTTTTGGCGAGGACAGGCGGGTTTGCGTAAGCAGAGAATTAAGCAAAATGTACGAAGAAAATGTTCGTGGCACAGTTATAGAAGTAAAATCACATTTCGAAAACAATATTTTAAAAGGAGAATTCGTAATTTGTGTTGGCGGAAATGAGGAGAGCGCTAAGAACAAAGATAAAAGAGCAAAGAATAAAGATAAATATGGAAAGTTAGATGACCAGCGAAGTAGGTCGTCATCCCGAATTTATTTTAGGATCAGCTAAATAGATATAATAAACTTACAAAAATGATGCTGAAATAAATTCAGCATGACGGAAAGAATAAAAATGGTAAGAGGTGGAAGTGTTTATATTTTAACAAACTACTATAATAATGTATTTTACATCGGAGTAACTTCCAATTTGTTTTCAAGGATTGTAGAGCATAAAGCAAAATATTATCCAAATTCGTTTACTTCAAAATACAACTGTTATAAATTGGTTTATTTTGAACATTTTATGAATATTGAAGAAGCCATAGTTAAAGAGAAGCAACTTAAAAACTGGAAAAGACAATGGAAAATAAATCTAATCAATAATTTTAATCCTGATTGGGAAGATTTGTTTTACAAATTAGGCGAGGAACCATTAACCTAAATAGTACGTCATCCTGAATTTATTTCAGGATCGGCTATACAAATTACTAAACTTGCAAAACTGATGCTGAAATAAATTCAGCATGACGAAACGCTTAACTAGCATTAGAATAATAAAAAGAAAACCATGATTAACATAGATAGATTTTTGGCCGACGAGCAAGACCCGAAAGCCGTAGAAAAAGTAGCTGGCAAATTAAACGATTTATTAACCAGTGGCGAAGAAATTTTATACCTAGCCGTGCAAAAAAAACCTGCGGTAAACTTGTTGCCAGATTGCATTGCCATTAGCAACAAAAGAATTTTTTATTGCTCGCCTAGCAACTTAGGCTTAACCATGAACTTTAAGGATATTTCTTGGAAAAACATTAAAGAAGTTTCTTTTAAGGAAGGTTTGTTAGGTTCTAAATTTATTTGCGTACCACAATCGGGAGAAAACATTGTTACTGATTTTATTCCTAAAACACAGGTGCGTAAACTGCACCAAGCAGCCAACCAACAGCTAGAGGAGTATAAAGAATTATTGAGACAACAAAAGTTGGAAGAAAACAGAGCAACGGCATCTACGTTTAACATTCCTGCACCTTCTACTCCGCAAGTAATTGACTTACCAATTGAGGAAGCAGTGATTATTCCAGAAATTGCACCTGTTGCAGAGGTAAACAAAGAAGATGAAATTGAGCAAAAACTGATCAAACTAAAAACTTTATACGATAAGCAGTTGATTACCCGTGAAGAGTATGAACACAAAAAAGCTGCAATTTTAGATAGTATGTAAATCCATATCGTCATTGCGAGGCACGAAGCAATCCTACTACTTTAGCTAAACGCTTTAAGATTGCTTCGTGCCTCGCAATGACGAAAGCCTAGAAATGACAAAAAAAACTACCCTCTTATCGCTCCTTAGTGCTTTCATCATGTGGTTGGCGTGGCCACCTCATACTTGGTTTGCACCATTACTTTTTATCGGTTTAGTGCCCTTACTAATTGCTTTACAACAAATCGTAAAAACATCAGATAAAAAAACAGGAAAGAAAGTATTCCTTACCGCAGGTTTAACTTTCTTAGTTTGGAACACCGCTTCTATTTATTGGGTTTTTAATTCGATAAATGCGGTAAATACGGGTTTCATTGGCACTATCATTTCATTATTGGTGTCACTTATTCCTTATGGCTTGGGCGCATTGTTAATGACTTTTGCTTTTTGGATGTATTACCGATTAAGCACTTACACAAAAAATAAATGGGCAGGCTACACAGCGCTAATTGCCTTTTACATCAGCATGGAATATTTGCACCAAACTTGGGATTTGGCTTTCCCTTGGATGACTTTGGGAAATGGCTTTGCCGGAATGCACCAGATTGTGCAATGGTATGAATTTA from Pedobacter sp. SL55 includes these protein-coding regions:
- the serS gene encoding serine--tRNA ligase produces the protein MLQVNYIRENREKVLERLSVRNFKQVELVDEIIAVDEERRSTQSSLDNLQAEANAAAKQIGELMRSGKKEEAESIKANTAAHKEKIKAQNEQLTALEEKQQTLIVQLPNLPYHLVKTGSTADDNEIVLTHGEPSALPENALPHWELAAKYDIIDFELGTKITGAGFPVYKGKGARLQRALINFFLDHATAAGYKEMQVPHLVNAASGFGTGQLPDKEGQMYHSTVDDLYLIPTAEVPVTNLYRDVILKEEDLPIKNTAYTPCFRREAGSYGAHVRGLNRLHQFDKVEVVQITHPEKSYETLEDMSQYVQSLLQELELHYRVLRLCGGDMGFTSAMTYDMEVWSAAQQRWLEVSSVSNFETYQSNRLKLRFKGKEGKTQLAHTLNGSALALPRIVASILENYQTDKGIKIPEALIKYTGFDMID
- the rsmI gene encoding 16S rRNA (cytidine(1402)-2'-O)-methyltransferase, whose translation is MQGKLYIVPTPIGNLEDMTFRAIRILKEVDLILAEDTRTSAPLLKHFGIDKRVFAHHQHNEHKATAEIIKFLKEGQNIALISDAGTPAISDPGFFLVREAIKHEIEITCLPGATAFVPALVNSGLPNDQFVFEGFLPVKKGRQTRMKQLAEEERTMIFYESPHRLLKTLTEFAEFFGEDRRVCVSRELSKMYEENVRGTVIEVKSHFENNILKGEFVICVGGNEESAKNKDKRAKNKDKYGKLDDQRSRSSSRIYFRIS
- a CDS encoding GIY-YIG nuclease family protein translates to MTERIKMVRGGSVYILTNYYNNVFYIGVTSNLFSRIVEHKAKYYPNSFTSKYNCYKLVYFEHFMNIEEAIVKEKQLKNWKRQWKINLINNFNPDWEDLFYKLGEEPLT
- a CDS encoding PH domain-containing protein; translated protein: MINIDRFLADEQDPKAVEKVAGKLNDLLTSGEEILYLAVQKKPAVNLLPDCIAISNKRIFYCSPSNLGLTMNFKDISWKNIKEVSFKEGLLGSKFICVPQSGENIVTDFIPKTQVRKLHQAANQQLEEYKELLRQQKLEENRATASTFNIPAPSTPQVIDLPIEEAVIIPEIAPVAEVNKEDEIEQKLIKLKTLYDKQLITREEYEHKKAAILDSM